From a single Rhodococcus qingshengii JCM 15477 genomic region:
- the benB gene encoding benzoate 1,2-dioxygenase small subunit, producing MTVTTTNAVALETVQQFLYREARYLDDREFEKWIECYHPDSEYWMPAWADDGELTTDPAAEISLIYYPNRGGIEDRVFRIRTDRSSATSLPEPRTGHNITNVEVIEERGFVVDVRFNWFTLYFRYNTVDTYFGTSHYTIDFSGEQPLIMKKKVVLKNDYIHHVVDIYHF from the coding sequence ATGACTGTCACCACCACCAATGCCGTCGCCCTCGAAACAGTGCAGCAGTTTCTCTACCGTGAGGCTCGCTATCTGGACGATCGCGAGTTCGAGAAGTGGATCGAGTGCTACCACCCCGATTCCGAGTACTGGATGCCCGCATGGGCGGACGACGGCGAGCTGACCACGGACCCGGCCGCAGAGATCTCCCTGATCTACTACCCGAATCGCGGCGGTATCGAGGACCGCGTGTTCCGAATCAGGACTGACCGTTCCAGCGCGACAAGCCTTCCCGAGCCCCGCACCGGTCACAACATCACCAACGTGGAAGTGATCGAAGAACGCGGCTTCGTCGTCGACGTCCGCTTCAATTGGTTCACGCTGTACTTCCGCTACAACACAGTCGACACCTACTTCGGCACCTCGCACTACACGATCGACTTCTCGGGCGAGCAGCCGTTGATCATGAAGAAGAAGGTAGTCCTCAAGAACGACTACATCCATCACGTGGTCGACATCTACCACTTCTGA
- a CDS encoding 1,6-dihydroxycyclohexa-2,4-diene-1-carboxylate dehydrogenase yields MSTRFFAGRFDDRVVVVTGAAQGIGRSVAERVSAEGGSVALVDRAELVHDIATPLERSHSVTADLETFEGAQNAIDSALERFGRIDVLINNVGGTIWAKPYEHYTPQQIQAEVTRSLFPTLWTCRAVLPHLIEQASGTIVNVSSVATRGVNRVPYAAAKGGVSAITAALAMEVAQYGIRVVATAPGGTEAPPRVVARGPGAETDEEKAWYQQIVDQTVDSSLLKRYGTLDEQAAAITFLASEEASYVTGTVLPVAGGDLG; encoded by the coding sequence GTGAGCACGAGATTCTTCGCCGGCCGGTTCGACGACCGGGTCGTGGTCGTCACCGGAGCGGCTCAGGGGATCGGGCGCAGCGTTGCCGAAAGAGTTTCCGCAGAAGGTGGTTCCGTCGCGCTTGTGGATCGAGCTGAACTGGTTCACGACATCGCGACACCGCTGGAACGTTCCCATTCGGTGACCGCGGACCTCGAGACGTTCGAAGGTGCCCAGAATGCAATAGATTCCGCATTGGAGCGCTTCGGACGCATCGACGTCCTGATCAACAACGTCGGTGGGACCATCTGGGCCAAACCCTACGAGCACTACACGCCGCAGCAGATACAAGCCGAGGTCACACGATCACTGTTCCCCACGCTCTGGACGTGTCGCGCCGTACTGCCCCATCTGATCGAGCAGGCGAGCGGCACCATCGTCAACGTCTCCTCGGTCGCCACCCGCGGTGTCAACCGTGTTCCTTACGCGGCGGCCAAGGGCGGGGTCAGCGCGATCACCGCTGCACTGGCGATGGAAGTCGCGCAGTACGGAATACGCGTCGTGGCAACCGCTCCCGGCGGAACCGAGGCGCCACCACGCGTCGTGGCACGCGGGCCGGGTGCCGAGACCGACGAGGAGAAAGCCTGGTACCAGCAGATCGTCGACCAGACCGTCGACTCGTCGCTACTCAAGCGTTACGGCACCCTGGACGAACAGGCTGCTGCTATCACTTTCCTTGCCTCCGAAGAGGCTTCGTATGTCACCGGAACGGTTCTGCCCGTCGCCGGTGGCGACCTCGGCTGA
- the benC gene encoding benzoate 1,2-dioxygenase electron transfer component BenC, whose translation MSIQAAPTFQVALSFEDGITRFVECNTDETVADASYRARINIPLDCRDGACGTCKSLCESGTFDAGDYIEEALTDDEAEQGYCLPCQMVPESDLVLQIPTTSAVAKTTAGSYTSTITEIIRHSDSTVGFTVAVDNRADLVFLPGQYVNILVPGTEATRSYSFSSGPEVASASFLVKITPGGLMSEYLSQRAQVGDTLELTGPMGSFFLRSGQRRALLLAGGTGLAPLLSILEKMRTESSTRPVHLVYGVSSDTDLVELDKLHDYAESLPQFTFDYCVSDPDSTAPNKGYVTGLIEPDHLDDGNVDVYLCGPPPMVEAVRLHFKDVSITPTNFYFEKFNNAAAPADSPAASAEESAAGTYEIGEEHLPVTESDTQFDARMALELGAMELTIGRLTPAQLTEYRILAENSAASIDRDHFTDAAAFTETNALFHDFLFRCTGNEVLLQAYHRLEVTQLMNRVLRTADWVDEHVAEDHSRIVSAFEQNDRAAARDLIVQHSEHAKSTMHRAITDARESVAS comes from the coding sequence ATGAGCATTCAAGCTGCGCCGACCTTTCAAGTAGCCCTGAGTTTCGAAGACGGCATAACCCGCTTCGTCGAATGCAACACCGACGAGACCGTCGCGGACGCGTCGTACCGCGCACGAATCAACATTCCGCTCGACTGCCGCGACGGAGCATGTGGCACCTGCAAATCACTCTGTGAGTCAGGCACTTTCGACGCCGGCGACTACATCGAGGAGGCCCTGACGGACGACGAGGCCGAGCAGGGATACTGCCTTCCGTGCCAGATGGTGCCGGAATCTGATCTCGTGCTGCAGATTCCCACCACGTCGGCGGTCGCCAAGACCACTGCCGGTTCGTACACGTCCACCATCACCGAGATCATTCGCCATTCGGATTCCACGGTGGGTTTCACCGTCGCAGTCGACAACCGCGCAGATCTGGTCTTCCTCCCCGGTCAGTACGTGAACATCCTCGTTCCCGGAACCGAAGCGACGCGGTCGTACTCGTTCAGCTCCGGCCCTGAGGTCGCGTCGGCGTCGTTCCTGGTCAAGATCACCCCGGGTGGTCTGATGTCCGAGTATCTCAGTCAGCGTGCGCAGGTAGGCGACACTCTCGAATTGACCGGACCGATGGGTAGCTTCTTCCTCCGGTCAGGTCAACGGAGAGCCCTACTGCTTGCCGGTGGAACCGGCTTGGCCCCGCTGCTCTCCATACTGGAGAAGATGCGTACCGAAAGCTCCACTCGGCCCGTCCATCTGGTCTACGGCGTCAGCTCCGACACCGATCTCGTCGAACTCGACAAACTGCACGACTACGCGGAGTCTCTACCCCAGTTCACCTTCGACTACTGCGTATCCGATCCCGACAGCACAGCACCGAACAAGGGCTATGTCACGGGCTTGATCGAGCCCGATCACCTCGACGACGGCAACGTAGACGTCTACCTGTGCGGCCCGCCGCCGATGGTCGAAGCCGTACGTCTGCACTTCAAGGACGTATCGATCACACCCACGAACTTCTACTTCGAAAAGTTCAACAATGCGGCAGCACCGGCTGATTCACCGGCAGCCTCGGCCGAAGAATCAGCTGCCGGCACGTACGAGATCGGTGAAGAACATCTGCCGGTCACGGAGTCGGACACACAGTTCGACGCTCGGATGGCCCTCGAACTCGGAGCAATGGAACTCACGATCGGCCGCCTCACTCCGGCACAGTTGACGGAGTACCGCATTCTGGCGGAGAACTCGGCTGCTTCCATCGACCGCGATCACTTCACGGACGCAGCGGCATTCACCGAAACCAATGCCCTGTTCCACGACTTCCTCTTCCGCTGCACCGGAAATGAAGTGCTGCTGCAGGCATACCACCGTCTCGAGGTCACACAACTGATGAACCGAGTGCTCCGCACCGCCGATTGGGTGGACGAACATGTGGCGGAGGATCACTCACGTATCGTGAGTGCATTCGAGCAGAATGATCGCGCCGCGGCCCGTGATCTGATCGTCCAGCACAGCGAACACGCCAAGTCGACGATGCACCGCGCCATCACTGACGCTCGGGAAAGTGTGGCGTCGTGA
- a CDS encoding IclR family transcriptional regulator produces the protein MSENDRDYIQSIERGFAVLTAFDEKNPNPSLADLAAETGLSRPAVRRILLTLQKLGYVTGNNSRWSLTPRVLSIGQHFSASHALTEAALPRLLEIAEHTHESASLGVLDGVDVVYAARVPVRRIMSINVSVGTRVPAYATSMGRALLAWAPTEIVDNVIANSTFDALTPTTITDEGAFHTALRVVREQGYALTSEELEDGLISLAAPVRDAGGSVVGVTACSTSAGRTSPEAFRADVAPFLVEKANQLSADMGYRS, from the coding sequence GTGAGCGAGAACGATCGCGATTACATTCAGAGCATCGAGCGTGGATTTGCTGTGCTGACGGCCTTCGACGAGAAGAACCCCAACCCGTCGCTCGCCGATCTTGCCGCCGAAACGGGTCTCTCCCGCCCAGCGGTCCGGCGCATCCTCCTCACGCTGCAGAAGCTCGGATACGTCACCGGCAACAACAGTCGGTGGTCGCTCACCCCACGCGTTCTGAGCATCGGGCAGCACTTCTCGGCATCACATGCCTTGACGGAGGCGGCGCTCCCTCGTCTGTTGGAGATCGCAGAACACACCCACGAGTCGGCGTCGCTCGGGGTGCTCGACGGTGTCGACGTGGTCTACGCCGCGCGTGTACCCGTCCGGCGGATCATGAGCATCAACGTCAGCGTCGGCACCCGAGTGCCTGCATATGCCACCTCCATGGGTCGAGCCCTGCTAGCTTGGGCGCCAACCGAAATCGTCGACAACGTCATCGCGAACTCCACGTTCGACGCCCTCACACCCACCACGATCACCGACGAAGGCGCATTCCATACCGCCCTCCGGGTGGTGCGCGAGCAGGGATACGCGCTCACATCGGAGGAACTGGAAGACGGCCTGATTTCCCTCGCTGCTCCCGTCCGCGACGCCGGTGGAAGCGTCGTCGGAGTGACAGCGTGTTCGACCTCGGCCGGACGAACATCCCCGGAAGCTTTCCGCGCCGACGTCGCGCCTTTCCTCGTCGAGAAGGCGAACCAACTCAGCGCGGACATGGGGTACCGAAGCTAG
- the catC gene encoding muconolactone Delta-isomerase, with protein MALFHVRMDVDIPRDLDPEVRADTVATEKAYSQDLQRQGKWVHLWRIVGQFSNISIFDVESADELHEILWNLPLFPYMTIEVMPLTQHGSSIK; from the coding sequence ATGGCACTCTTTCACGTTCGGATGGACGTCGATATTCCGCGCGACCTGGATCCGGAAGTACGCGCCGATACCGTCGCAACGGAGAAGGCGTACTCGCAAGACCTTCAGCGACAGGGAAAGTGGGTGCATCTGTGGCGAATTGTGGGACAGTTCAGCAACATCAGCATCTTCGATGTCGAGTCGGCTGACGAACTCCATGAGATTCTCTGGAACCTGCCCCTGTTCCCGTACATGACCATCGAGGTCATGCCGTTGACGCAGCACGGATCTTCGATCAAGTAG
- the benA gene encoding benzoate 1,2-dioxygenase large subunit encodes MTDMLDAARGTDQFANIRAVLDDALVEDPETGRYQVRRSVFTDEQLFELEMTHIFEGNWIYLAHESQIPNVGDYFTTYMGRQPIVITRNKDGELGALINACSHRGAMLCRRKTDNRTTFTCPFHGWTFNNSGKLLKAKDARTGGYPEQFNKDGSHDLTRVARFENYRGFLFGSLNPDVLPLEEHLGDTTKVIDMIVDQSPDGLEVLRGASTYTYDGNWKLQTENGADGYHVSSTHWNYAATTARRTAGESSNETKAMDAGTWGKQGGGYFSYDYGHLLLWMWWGNPEDRPLFERKAELEAQFGSKKAEFMVGASRNLCLYPNVYLMDQFSSQIRHFRPISVDQTEVTIYCIAPKGESAEARSNRIRQYEDFFNASGMATPDDLEEFRSCQKTYQAAGAPWNDLSRGVTHQIPGPNDVAKDLGMNRVLSSGAKTEDEGLYPIQHGYWRDAMLAAVDAEQAASNRTI; translated from the coding sequence ATGACGGATATGTTGGATGCTGCCCGCGGCACCGACCAGTTCGCGAACATCCGCGCCGTCCTCGACGACGCGCTCGTCGAGGACCCGGAGACCGGCCGCTACCAGGTGCGGCGCAGCGTCTTCACGGACGAGCAACTGTTCGAACTCGAGATGACGCACATCTTCGAAGGCAATTGGATCTACCTCGCGCACGAGAGCCAGATCCCGAACGTCGGCGACTACTTCACCACCTACATGGGCCGTCAGCCCATTGTGATCACCCGCAACAAGGACGGCGAATTGGGTGCGCTGATCAACGCATGCAGCCACCGCGGTGCGATGCTCTGTCGCCGTAAGACCGACAACCGAACCACCTTCACCTGCCCGTTCCACGGCTGGACCTTCAACAACAGCGGAAAACTCCTCAAGGCCAAGGACGCTCGCACCGGTGGCTATCCGGAGCAGTTCAACAAAGACGGCTCACACGACCTGACCAGGGTGGCGCGGTTCGAGAACTATCGCGGCTTCCTCTTCGGCAGCCTCAACCCCGACGTGCTGCCACTCGAAGAGCACCTCGGTGACACCACGAAGGTCATCGACATGATCGTCGATCAGTCACCTGACGGACTCGAAGTTCTGCGCGGTGCATCCACCTACACCTACGACGGCAACTGGAAGTTGCAGACCGAGAACGGTGCCGACGGCTACCACGTGTCTTCGACGCACTGGAACTACGCCGCTACCACCGCTCGCCGCACCGCCGGTGAATCGTCCAACGAGACCAAAGCCATGGACGCCGGCACCTGGGGGAAGCAGGGCGGTGGATACTTCTCCTACGACTACGGCCACCTCCTACTCTGGATGTGGTGGGGCAATCCCGAGGACCGACCCCTGTTCGAACGCAAAGCAGAACTGGAGGCTCAGTTCGGTTCCAAGAAGGCCGAATTCATGGTCGGTGCGTCGAGGAACCTCTGCCTGTATCCGAACGTCTACCTCATGGATCAGTTCAGCAGCCAGATCCGGCACTTCCGTCCGATCTCCGTGGACCAGACCGAAGTCACCATCTACTGCATCGCCCCCAAGGGAGAGAGCGCCGAAGCACGCAGCAACCGCATCCGTCAGTACGAGGACTTCTTCAATGCCAGCGGTATGGCCACCCCGGACGATCTCGAAGAGTTCCGTTCCTGCCAGAAGACCTACCAGGCAGCCGGCGCCCCGTGGAACGACCTCAGCCGTGGTGTCACACACCAGATTCCCGGTCCGAACGACGTCGCGAAGGATCTCGGCATGAATCGCGTGCTCTCGAGCGGAGCCAAGACCGAGGACGAAGGCTTGTATCCCATTCAGCACGGGTACTGGCGCGACGCCATGCTTGCGGCCGTAGATGCCGAGCAAGCCGCTTCCAACCGGACCATCTGA
- a CDS encoding AraC family transcriptional regulator, translated as MVDSMIGTAPRDWDEACHAVSDAYFPHTLTPLSRHAASGVGVCTTELGPLRIAHIRWGADVAVESDHPGAYGVNIPLSGELESVFAGSHVLSTQGVATVCPPDITTRITRWSADCEIVGVRMDRQYLDREMEKVLGRPGMHLPDQVDLRGDDGARWLKFVRSLSDQILGPVGVLHNELVAGQLSGAVVTAFVLAAMPESEDAVRHARPRIVKRVLDEMHDDPARVWTAAEMAEVAGVSVRRLQEGFRQYVGRSPSECLLDIRLARVHADLVDADDSTTVTDVAVRWGFTHTGRFASSFRRKYGLLPSEVLRR; from the coding sequence ATGGTCGACTCCATGATCGGTACAGCTCCCCGCGACTGGGACGAGGCGTGTCATGCGGTTTCGGACGCCTACTTTCCGCACACGCTGACGCCGTTGTCTCGGCATGCGGCCAGTGGAGTCGGGGTGTGCACCACCGAGTTGGGACCGCTGAGGATCGCTCATATTCGGTGGGGAGCAGACGTCGCCGTCGAATCCGATCATCCCGGTGCCTATGGGGTGAACATCCCGCTCTCGGGCGAGCTCGAGTCGGTGTTCGCGGGCTCGCACGTGCTCTCGACGCAGGGTGTTGCGACGGTATGTCCACCCGACATCACGACGAGAATTACGCGGTGGAGTGCGGACTGCGAGATCGTCGGAGTCCGGATGGACCGTCAGTACCTCGACCGTGAGATGGAAAAGGTTCTCGGTCGACCCGGAATGCACTTGCCTGATCAGGTGGATCTTCGGGGCGACGACGGAGCCAGATGGCTGAAATTTGTTCGCTCACTGTCGGATCAGATACTCGGCCCGGTCGGCGTGCTGCACAACGAACTGGTCGCAGGTCAGCTCTCCGGCGCCGTGGTCACGGCATTCGTCCTTGCCGCAATGCCCGAAAGCGAGGACGCGGTGCGACACGCCAGGCCACGCATCGTCAAGCGGGTGCTCGACGAGATGCACGACGACCCGGCCCGCGTGTGGACCGCAGCCGAGATGGCGGAGGTGGCGGGCGTCAGCGTACGGAGATTGCAGGAGGGATTTCGGCAGTACGTGGGCCGGAGTCCGTCGGAATGCCTGCTCGACATCCGTCTCGCGCGGGTCCATGCAGATCTGGTGGATGCCGACGACTCGACGACGGTCACCGATGTCGCTGTGAGATGGGGTTTCACGCACACCGGACGGTTCGCGTCGTCCTTTCGGCGTAAGTACGGATTGCTGCCTTCCGAGGTGTTGAGGCGCTAG
- a CDS encoding 4-hydroxyphenylacetate 3-hydroxylase family protein: protein MTTTEIPPTGVDPADSGAPQVNPAADCEANRTKNFATRPMTGDEYISSLQDGREIWLHGDRVKDVTTHPAFRNPIRMTARLYDALHTGEHVDALTVPTDTGNGGVTMPFFRTPTSSADLLKERDAIATWARMTYGWMGRSPDYKASFLGTLHANKELYAPFQDNAERWYRESQEKVLYWNHAIINPPVDRQLPPDEVGDVFMKVEKETDAGLIVSGAKVVATGSAITNYNFIAHYGLPIKKKQFALICTVPMDAPGVKLICRTSYTEHAAVMGSPFDYPLSSRMDENDTIFVFDKVLVPWENVFMYGDVDRINAFFPQSGFLPRFTFQGCTRLAVKLDFIAGLLMKALEATGAGGFRGVQTRVGEVIGWRNLFWSLTESMARDPEQWVGDSVIPKLEYGLTYRMFMIQGYPRIKEIIEQDVASGLIYLPSSSLDFKSPDVRPYLDKYVRGSDGITAVDRVKVMKALWDSIGTEFGGRHELYERNYSGNHENVKAELLFAAQNRGHASSMKGLAEQCLSEYDLDGWTVPDLIGNDDVSFFKNR, encoded by the coding sequence ATGACGACCACCGAAATTCCTCCCACCGGCGTCGATCCCGCAGATTCCGGAGCGCCACAGGTCAATCCGGCCGCCGATTGCGAAGCCAACCGCACGAAGAACTTCGCCACCCGACCGATGACCGGTGACGAGTACATCTCGAGCCTGCAGGACGGTCGCGAGATCTGGCTTCACGGTGATCGCGTCAAGGACGTCACGACACACCCCGCGTTCCGGAATCCGATCCGCATGACCGCGAGGCTGTACGACGCTCTGCATACGGGCGAGCACGTGGACGCCTTGACCGTTCCGACGGACACGGGCAACGGCGGTGTCACCATGCCGTTCTTCCGCACTCCGACGTCGTCGGCCGATCTGCTCAAGGAACGCGATGCCATAGCGACGTGGGCTCGTATGACCTACGGCTGGATGGGCCGTTCCCCCGACTACAAGGCGAGTTTCCTGGGCACCCTCCACGCCAACAAGGAGTTGTACGCACCGTTCCAGGACAACGCCGAACGCTGGTACCGCGAATCGCAGGAGAAAGTTCTGTACTGGAACCACGCGATCATCAATCCCCCGGTGGATCGCCAACTTCCACCGGACGAGGTCGGTGACGTCTTCATGAAGGTGGAGAAGGAAACCGACGCAGGTTTGATCGTCAGCGGCGCCAAAGTGGTCGCCACCGGATCGGCGATCACGAACTACAACTTCATCGCTCACTACGGTCTGCCGATCAAGAAGAAGCAGTTCGCCCTGATCTGCACGGTACCGATGGACGCGCCGGGTGTGAAGCTGATCTGCCGCACCTCGTACACCGAACATGCTGCGGTGATGGGCAGTCCGTTCGATTATCCGCTGTCGAGTCGCATGGACGAGAACGACACCATCTTCGTCTTCGACAAGGTGTTGGTTCCGTGGGAAAACGTCTTCATGTACGGCGACGTCGACCGGATCAACGCATTCTTCCCTCAATCAGGCTTCCTGCCGCGCTTCACCTTTCAGGGCTGCACTCGCCTGGCCGTCAAGCTCGACTTCATCGCCGGACTGTTGATGAAGGCACTCGAAGCCACCGGCGCCGGCGGCTTCCGCGGAGTCCAGACCCGTGTCGGTGAGGTGATCGGGTGGCGAAACCTCTTCTGGTCGTTGACCGAATCGATGGCACGCGATCCCGAACAGTGGGTCGGCGATTCGGTGATCCCGAAGCTCGAGTACGGCCTCACCTATCGAATGTTCATGATTCAGGGGTACCCGCGGATCAAGGAGATCATCGAACAGGACGTCGCGTCGGGCTTGATCTACCTGCCTTCGAGTTCACTCGACTTCAAGAGCCCGGACGTGCGTCCGTACCTCGACAAGTACGTTCGCGGTTCCGACGGCATCACCGCTGTCGACCGCGTGAAAGTCATGAAGGCGCTGTGGGATTCGATCGGGACCGAGTTCGGCGGCCGACACGAACTCTACGAGCGCAACTACTCCGGCAATCACGAGAACGTCAAAGCGGAACTGCTGTTCGCAGCCCAGAATCGTGGACACGCAAGTTCCATGAAGGGACTGGCCGAGCAGTGCCTGAGTGAATACGACCTCGACGGCTGGACGGTCCCTGACCTCATCGGCAACGACGACGTCTCGTTCTTCAAGAACCGGTAA
- a CDS encoding flavin reductase family protein has product MEQNQLRGIFGQFASGVTVITCTNADGQPHGATVTAFTAISLEPRLCQITMTRKSKACGYLGNAPFAVNILASDQVDTAMHFAGRPQRTEPRWIDGPTAPLLDGAAATISCVPWREYDGGDHIIFIGEIVDAQSSGKDPLLFYRSTFHDLGATSSTTVWNGSQDDPHSGWFDATTSFTPIHLQPAPQTI; this is encoded by the coding sequence ATGGAACAAAATCAGCTTCGAGGAATCTTCGGTCAATTCGCGAGCGGCGTCACCGTCATCACCTGTACCAATGCCGACGGTCAACCACACGGAGCCACCGTCACCGCATTCACGGCCATTTCCCTGGAACCACGGCTGTGCCAGATCACGATGACTCGCAAGTCCAAGGCGTGCGGCTACCTCGGCAACGCGCCGTTTGCGGTCAACATCCTTGCCTCCGACCAAGTGGACACGGCCATGCATTTTGCCGGCCGACCGCAGCGCACCGAACCGAGGTGGATCGACGGACCGACCGCTCCCCTGCTCGACGGCGCCGCAGCAACCATCTCGTGCGTCCCGTGGAGGGAGTACGACGGCGGTGACCACATCATCTTCATCGGCGAGATCGTCGACGCTCAGTCGAGTGGCAAGGATCCGCTTCTGTTCTACCGAAGCACTTTTCACGATCTAGGCGCTACCTCGTCGACCACAGTCTGGAACGGAAGTCAGGACGACCCCCACAGCGGCTGGTTCGACGCCACCACTTCGTTCACCCCGATTCATCTTCAGCCCGCACCCCAAACGATCTGA
- a CDS encoding muconate/chloromuconate family cycloisomerase translates to MTDLSIVSIETTILDVPLVRPHKFATTSMTAQPLLLVAIRTSDGVIGYGEGVVPGGPWWGGESVETMQVIIEKYIAPVVVGRRVDHITAIMADIEKVVANARFAKAAVDVALHDAWARSLGVPVHTLLGGAFRESVDVTWALGAAPADEIIEEAHEKLESRLNFSFKLKMGALDPAVDVARIVNIAQALDGHAGVRVDVNARWDRFTALRYLPQLAEGGVELIEQPTPADQIEVLAELSRLLPIPIMADESVQTPHDALEIARRSAADVIALKTTKCGGLQRSRDIVAIAKAAGIACHGATSIEGPIGTAASLHFACAEPGINFGTELFGPLLFSEELLQEPLKYSEGQLHLPAGPGLGVELNMDAVKTWTRN, encoded by the coding sequence ATGACAGACCTGTCGATCGTCTCCATCGAGACGACCATCCTCGACGTTCCGCTGGTTCGCCCCCACAAGTTCGCCACCACGTCGATGACGGCGCAGCCGTTGTTGCTGGTCGCGATTCGCACCTCCGACGGGGTGATCGGATACGGCGAAGGAGTCGTTCCGGGCGGGCCGTGGTGGGGTGGCGAATCGGTGGAGACGATGCAGGTCATCATCGAGAAGTACATCGCGCCGGTGGTGGTCGGCAGGCGCGTGGATCACATCACCGCGATCATGGCCGACATCGAAAAAGTTGTTGCCAATGCACGATTCGCGAAGGCCGCAGTCGACGTGGCGTTGCACGACGCCTGGGCGCGTAGCCTGGGAGTCCCCGTGCACACGCTCCTCGGCGGGGCTTTCCGCGAGAGTGTCGACGTCACGTGGGCACTGGGTGCTGCGCCGGCGGACGAGATCATCGAGGAAGCTCACGAAAAGCTCGAATCCCGGCTCAATTTCAGCTTCAAACTCAAGATGGGAGCACTCGATCCAGCAGTCGACGTTGCGCGCATCGTCAACATCGCGCAGGCGCTGGACGGCCACGCCGGAGTCCGTGTCGACGTCAACGCACGGTGGGATCGCTTCACTGCCCTGCGGTACTTGCCGCAACTCGCCGAGGGTGGAGTCGAACTGATCGAACAACCCACTCCGGCAGACCAAATCGAGGTCCTCGCCGAACTCAGTAGGCTTCTACCGATTCCGATCATGGCCGACGAGAGTGTGCAGACCCCACACGACGCTCTGGAAATCGCCCGCCGGAGCGCCGCCGATGTCATCGCCCTCAAGACCACCAAATGTGGTGGCCTCCAGCGCAGCCGCGACATCGTCGCGATTGCCAAGGCCGCCGGTATCGCGTGCCACGGTGCGACGTCCATCGAAGGCCCGATCGGCACCGCCGCTTCGTTGCACTTCGCGTGCGCCGAGCCCGGAATCAACTTCGGAACAGAGCTTTTCGGCCCACTGCTCTTCAGTGAAGAGTTGCTTCAGGAACCCTTGAAGTATTCCGAGGGTCAGTTGCACCTCCCCGCCGGACCTGGCCTGGGAGTCGAACTGAACATGGACGCCGTCAAGACCTGGACCAGGAACTAG
- the catA gene encoding catechol 1,2-dioxygenase has protein sequence MTTSESPTAVGSGTAATDKFLQERVSADTPPERVSAIAKDVLEALAGVIDKHGITYPEYRVLKQWLIDIGQFGEWPLWLDVFLEHNVEEVAYRGQHGTKGSIEGPYYVADAKTLPAKCELPMRDNEVGSKLVFEGQVRDLDGKGLGGATVELWHADDEGYYSHFAPHIPDGNLRGTIVADDEGRFEITTIQPAPYQIPTDGPTGWFIEKAGWHPWRPAHLHLMVKAPGKRAITTQLYFKDGEWIENDVATATKPELILDPKPGADGTNRVTYDFVLDPA, from the coding sequence ATGACCACTTCCGAGAGCCCCACCGCAGTAGGTTCGGGTACTGCCGCCACCGACAAGTTCCTCCAGGAACGAGTCAGCGCGGACACCCCGCCCGAACGCGTCTCGGCCATCGCCAAGGACGTGCTCGAGGCACTCGCAGGCGTCATCGACAAGCACGGCATCACCTACCCCGAGTACCGCGTCCTCAAGCAGTGGCTCATCGACATCGGCCAGTTCGGCGAGTGGCCCCTGTGGCTGGACGTCTTCCTCGAGCACAACGTCGAGGAGGTCGCGTACCGCGGCCAGCACGGCACCAAGGGAAGCATCGAGGGCCCGTACTACGTTGCCGATGCCAAGACGTTGCCTGCCAAGTGTGAACTTCCGATGCGTGACAACGAGGTTGGATCGAAGCTGGTCTTCGAGGGCCAGGTTCGCGATCTCGACGGCAAGGGGTTGGGCGGTGCAACCGTCGAACTCTGGCACGCGGACGACGAGGGCTACTACTCCCATTTCGCGCCGCACATCCCCGACGGCAACCTCCGCGGAACGATCGTCGCCGACGACGAGGGACGCTTCGAGATCACGACGATTCAGCCTGCGCCGTACCAGATCCCGACCGACGGCCCCACCGGCTGGTTCATCGAGAAGGCCGGCTGGCACCCGTGGCGTCCGGCTCACCTGCACCTCATGGTGAAGGCTCCCGGTAAGCGCGCCATCACCACCCAGCTCTATTTCAAGGATGGAGAGTGGATCGAGAACGACGTGGCAACGGCGACGAAGCCCGAACTGATTCTCGATCCGAAGCCAGGTGCCGACGGAACCAACCGGGTCACATACGACTTCGTGCTCGATCCGGCCTGA